In Priestia megaterium NBRC 15308 = ATCC 14581, the following proteins share a genomic window:
- a CDS encoding (Fe-S)-binding protein, protein MKVSLFATCLIDMFQTNVGKATVELLERLGCEVDFPKSQVCCGQPAYNSGYVKESKEAMKNMIKAFEHAEYVISPSGSCVTMFKEYPHLFKGDTAWHEPAVKLADKTYELTDFIVNVLKVEDVGASLNGKATYHSSCHMTRLLNVKKEPFTLLNNVKGLEMENLENSHNCCGFGGTFSVKMGQISEQMVDEKVSCIAKTNAEYLIGADCGCLMNIGGRIERKGQPVKVMHIAEVLNSRM, encoded by the coding sequence ATGAAAGTATCTTTATTTGCCACATGTTTGATTGATATGTTTCAAACAAATGTAGGAAAAGCGACGGTAGAATTGTTAGAACGATTAGGATGCGAAGTGGATTTTCCAAAGAGTCAAGTTTGCTGCGGACAGCCTGCATATAACAGCGGTTACGTAAAAGAATCAAAAGAAGCGATGAAAAACATGATAAAAGCGTTTGAACATGCAGAGTACGTTATATCTCCGTCTGGCTCGTGTGTGACAATGTTCAAAGAGTATCCCCATCTTTTTAAAGGTGATACTGCATGGCATGAACCTGCCGTGAAGCTTGCTGATAAAACGTATGAGCTAACAGATTTTATTGTAAACGTTTTAAAAGTGGAAGATGTAGGAGCCAGTTTAAATGGTAAAGCCACTTATCATTCTTCTTGTCATATGACGCGTTTGCTAAACGTAAAAAAAGAACCTTTTACACTATTAAACAATGTAAAGGGTCTTGAAATGGAAAACCTTGAAAACAGTCATAACTGCTGCGGATTCGGCGGGACGTTTTCGGTTAAAATGGGGCAAATCTCTGAACAAATGGTCGATGAAAAAGTGAGCTGTATAGCTAAGACAAACGCAGAGTACTTAATTGGAGCTGACTGCGGCTGTCTTATGAATATTGGAGGAAGAATTGAACGAAAAGGACAGCCTGTAAAAGTGATGCATATCGCTGAAGTGTTAAATAGCAGAATGTAA
- a CDS encoding LutB/LldF family L-lactate oxidation iron-sulfur protein: protein MSMKIGNDQFKKRVDDGVNNAFMRFAVSGAQERLRSRRLDAAEELGNWEEWRALGEEIRQHTLENLDYYLEQLTDNVAKRGGHIFFAQTAEEANEYIKNVAKQKQAKKVVKSKSMVTEEIHMNAALEELGCEVIETDLGEYILQVDDHDPPSHIVAPALHKNKEQIRDVFQEKLSYKKTEKPEELALHAREMLRKEFLSADIGITGCNFAIAESGSISLVTNEGNARLTTALPKTQITVMGMERIVPTFEEFEVLVSLLTRSAVGQRLTSYVTALTGPRLPGEVDGPEEFHLVIVDNGRSAILGTEFQSVLQCIRCAACVNVCPVYRHIGGHSYGSIYSGPIGAVLSPLLGGYEDYKELPYASTLCAACTDACPVKIPLHELLHKHRQRIVEKEGKAPISEKLAMKAFGLGAASSSLYTVGAKVAPAALTPFMSGSSISKGPGPLKAWTESREFPAPTKERLRDWFDKRSDEDERKHSK from the coding sequence ATGTCTATGAAAATAGGAAACGATCAGTTTAAAAAACGCGTCGATGATGGAGTCAATAATGCGTTTATGCGCTTTGCGGTTTCAGGTGCTCAAGAGCGCTTAAGAAGCCGTAGATTAGATGCGGCAGAAGAGTTAGGAAACTGGGAAGAATGGAGAGCGCTTGGCGAAGAAATTCGTCAGCATACGCTTGAAAATTTAGATTATTATTTAGAGCAGCTCACTGATAATGTAGCTAAACGCGGAGGCCACATTTTTTTCGCTCAAACAGCTGAAGAAGCGAATGAGTACATAAAAAATGTAGCGAAGCAAAAACAGGCAAAGAAAGTGGTTAAATCCAAGTCAATGGTTACAGAAGAAATTCATATGAACGCTGCTTTAGAAGAACTAGGCTGTGAAGTTATTGAAACGGACTTAGGAGAATATATCCTGCAAGTAGATGATCACGATCCGCCTTCTCATATCGTAGCTCCTGCGCTTCATAAAAATAAAGAACAAATTAGAGATGTGTTTCAGGAAAAGCTTTCTTATAAAAAGACAGAAAAACCTGAAGAACTAGCTCTTCATGCCCGGGAAATGCTGAGAAAAGAATTTTTATCAGCAGATATTGGCATCACAGGATGTAATTTTGCGATTGCAGAATCTGGATCTATTTCACTTGTAACCAATGAAGGAAATGCAAGGTTAACAACAGCCCTTCCTAAAACGCAAATTACGGTTATGGGAATGGAAAGAATTGTGCCAACGTTTGAAGAATTTGAAGTGTTGGTAAGCCTGTTAACTAGAAGTGCAGTAGGTCAGCGGCTTACAAGTTACGTAACAGCGCTTACAGGACCTAGACTTCCTGGAGAAGTAGATGGACCGGAAGAGTTTCACCTAGTAATTGTGGATAACGGACGATCTGCGATTTTAGGAACTGAATTTCAATCTGTTTTACAGTGTATTCGCTGTGCGGCATGTGTGAATGTATGTCCCGTGTATCGCCATATTGGAGGACATTCATATGGATCTATTTATTCAGGTCCGATTGGAGCTGTATTATCTCCTTTACTTGGAGGCTATGAAGACTACAAAGAGCTTCCATATGCCTCAACGCTATGCGCAGCCTGTACAGATGCCTGTCCGGTCAAAATTCCGCTGCATGAGCTATTGCACAAGCATCGTCAGCGAATTGTCGAAAAAGAAGGAAAAGCACCTATTTCGGAAAAGCTGGCGATGAAAGCATTTGGCTTGGGAGCAGCTTCTTCTTCTCTATATACAGTGGGCGCTAAAGTAGCACCGGCAGCTCTTACTCCTTTTATGTCAGGAAGCAGTATTTCCAAAGGGCCTGGTCCATTAAAAGCGTGGACGGAAAGCAGAGAGTTTCCGGCGCCTACAAAAGAGCGCTTACGAGATTGGTTTGATAAAAGGAGTGATGAGGATGAACGGAAGCATTCAAAATAG
- a CDS encoding LutC/YkgG family protein, with protein MNGSIQNRDSFLDNIAANLKRSRRTSGVVKPQWKHAPQHEVYRSYSPDQLKKELENHCERIHTRYVETSSQHLPAVLEEAVANYGNGLVCTWNDPRFSEYGLNLLMEKWETSSSLHVWNSGKGDENIQLAEQANVGITFSDLTLAESGTVVLFSSAEKGRSVSLLPATYIAIIPQSSIVPRMTQAAEMIHEKVERGEKIASCINFITGPSNSADIEMNLVVGVHGPIQATYIVVNDR; from the coding sequence ATGAACGGAAGCATTCAAAATAGAGACAGTTTTTTAGACAATATTGCTGCTAATCTTAAGCGAAGCAGGCGAACAAGCGGCGTAGTAAAGCCACAATGGAAGCATGCTCCTCAGCATGAGGTCTACCGCAGCTATTCGCCAGATCAATTAAAGAAAGAGCTTGAAAACCATTGCGAACGTATTCATACTCGCTATGTAGAAACATCATCACAACACTTGCCAGCTGTCCTTGAGGAAGCCGTAGCGAACTATGGAAATGGTCTTGTCTGCACGTGGAATGATCCTAGGTTTTCCGAATATGGATTGAATCTGCTGATGGAGAAATGGGAAACAAGCAGTAGCCTTCATGTATGGAATTCTGGAAAAGGCGATGAGAATATTCAACTAGCTGAACAAGCAAATGTTGGCATTACCTTCAGTGATTTGACGCTAGCGGAATCCGGCACAGTTGTTTTGTTCAGTAGCGCTGAAAAAGGACGATCGGTAAGCTTGCTGCCCGCCACTTATATTGCAATCATACCTCAAAGCTCAATTGTTCCTCGCATGACACAAGCCGCTGAAATGATTCATGAAAAAGTAGAGCGAGGAGAAAAGATTGCTTCTTGCATTAACTTTATTACGGGACCGAGCAATTCAGCTGATATTGAAATGAATTTAGTAGTTGGTGTGCATGGGCCTATTCAAGCAACTTATATTGTAGTGAATGATCGATGA
- a CDS encoding PAS domain S-box protein, giving the protein MSPHRELTSEAEQKQQGELQQLRAIFNDVLDAIVVFDEYFQVINANESACGLFEKTKDELLTYQMKDFLMYFPYDMIEAYYPALLEESYFKYEGAMTLRSGMMKHVEFTSHKHSHMSGIIVCTFRDITQHKMMENERFISHHMFMDVFNEAVDGIVIFDRTGQLIDANPSFCERLNYTRAQLLTKTLEELVEPTYHYKVKKLWRTLHQEGKTSGELPIRLENGDVTFFEFTTTANIYSQYYMSIMRDVTEKRLMEQQLLRSEKNFRAIFENAIEAILIWRDDGEILNANLASSRTFELPLNKLIGSNLYTFIDTKSFSALKVLQTFQTKGEIRNQLPFYMPNGEIKQLEFTGKKGIIEGDHLTIFRNISERTKIEQELRNNEEKFRQIFNGSIDGLVLWDGKRNIIDVNSSLCDILELSKEEICAHSMEDFISSANLDAVIEHKETIEQKGEAEGEITYVTGNEKVKNIEFSTKKDILPGLYMTLLRDVTERNQMQEQIRKSDTLQVVGQLAAGIAHEIRNPMTALKGFVQLLESSIQEDHSLYFDIIKSELKRIETIITEFLVLAKPQAVKFEKKNLAAVVKETIDLLNAQALLENIQFELSVSPQLPMVYCEPNQIKQVLINVIKNAIEVTSNGGRIIVEVYSTEPHYVTVSIRDQGDGMPEERIKRLGEPFYTTKEKGTGLGLMVSYKIIEEHKGRIEVESKIGEGTAFHVILPA; this is encoded by the coding sequence ATGTCACCACACAGAGAATTAACATCTGAAGCTGAGCAAAAGCAGCAAGGTGAATTACAGCAGCTACGAGCTATTTTTAATGACGTATTAGATGCCATTGTCGTATTTGATGAGTATTTTCAAGTTATAAATGCAAATGAATCAGCCTGCGGGCTGTTTGAAAAAACAAAGGATGAGCTATTAACGTATCAAATGAAAGATTTTCTGATGTATTTTCCGTATGACATGATTGAAGCGTATTATCCAGCACTCTTAGAAGAAAGCTATTTCAAATATGAAGGCGCGATGACGCTTCGAAGCGGCATGATGAAACATGTTGAATTTACTTCACACAAACATAGTCACATGTCGGGCATTATTGTGTGTACATTTCGGGATATTACGCAGCACAAAATGATGGAAAATGAACGGTTTATTAGTCATCATATGTTTATGGATGTATTTAATGAAGCGGTAGACGGAATTGTCATTTTTGATCGAACGGGTCAGCTTATCGACGCGAACCCTTCATTTTGCGAACGATTAAATTATACAAGAGCACAGCTTCTAACCAAAACATTAGAAGAGCTTGTAGAACCTACTTATCATTATAAGGTGAAAAAATTATGGAGAACTCTGCATCAAGAAGGAAAGACAAGCGGTGAGCTACCGATCAGGCTCGAAAATGGAGACGTTACTTTTTTTGAATTTACCACAACGGCTAATATATACAGTCAATACTATATGTCCATTATGAGAGACGTGACGGAAAAACGGCTGATGGAGCAGCAGCTGTTGAGAAGCGAAAAAAATTTCAGGGCTATTTTTGAAAATGCGATTGAAGCGATCTTGATTTGGAGAGATGATGGTGAAATCTTGAACGCTAATCTTGCTTCTTCGCGTACATTTGAGCTGCCGTTAAACAAATTAATTGGAAGTAATTTGTATACATTTATCGATACAAAAAGCTTTAGTGCGTTAAAGGTGCTCCAAACGTTTCAAACAAAAGGAGAAATTCGCAATCAGCTTCCTTTTTACATGCCAAATGGAGAAATCAAACAGTTGGAATTCACAGGGAAAAAAGGCATTATAGAAGGAGACCATTTAACGATTTTTCGAAACATCAGTGAACGTACAAAAATCGAACAGGAGCTTCGGAATAACGAAGAGAAATTCAGACAGATTTTTAATGGTTCGATCGATGGGTTAGTTTTATGGGACGGCAAGCGAAATATTATTGATGTAAATTCTTCTCTTTGTGATATTCTAGAACTCAGCAAAGAGGAGATTTGTGCGCACTCCATGGAGGATTTTATTTCTTCAGCGAATTTGGATGCGGTCATTGAGCATAAAGAAACGATTGAGCAAAAAGGGGAAGCTGAAGGAGAGATTACGTACGTTACGGGGAACGAAAAAGTTAAAAATATCGAATTTTCCACGAAAAAAGATATCTTACCAGGTCTATATATGACGCTTTTAAGAGACGTAACGGAACGAAATCAAATGCAAGAGCAGATTCGAAAATCGGATACGCTTCAAGTAGTCGGACAGTTAGCAGCTGGGATTGCGCATGAAATCCGCAACCCGATGACAGCTTTAAAAGGGTTTGTTCAGCTGTTAGAAAGCAGCATTCAAGAAGACCACTCTCTTTATTTTGATATTATTAAATCTGAATTAAAAAGAATTGAAACCATTATTACAGAGTTTCTCGTACTCGCTAAGCCACAGGCCGTAAAGTTTGAAAAGAAAAATCTAGCTGCGGTTGTTAAAGAAACGATTGATTTATTAAATGCTCAAGCGCTTTTAGAAAATATTCAGTTTGAACTAAGTGTGTCTCCTCAGCTGCCAATGGTGTACTGCGAGCCGAACCAGATTAAGCAAGTACTAATAAATGTCATTAAAAATGCAATTGAAGTCACGTCAAACGGAGGAAGAATTATTGTTGAAGTCTACTCTACAGAGCCGCACTACGTGACGGTCTCCATTCGAGATCAAGGGGATGGAATGCCCGAAGAGCGCATCAAGCGCTTAGGAGAACCATTTTATACGACAAAAGAAAAAGGAACGGGACTCGGTTTGATGGTCTCATATAAAATTATCGAAGAACATAAAGGGCGAATTGAAGTGGAAAGCAAAATAGGAGAAGGCACAGCTTTTCATGTTATTCTTCCAGCTTAA
- a CDS encoding methylated-DNA--[protein]-cysteine S-methyltransferase: MYYGEMNLFSDLKIYIVASETGVQHIWFDSDDHNEQLKELVHDENYHHVKEAKRQLQDYAEGRTLTFDLPLDIKGTDFQKEVWLTLKGIPYGQTWSYSDVADSVNRSKAVRAVGQANRRNPLPIILPCHRVIGKNGALTGYAGSQTHIKEKLLMLERNVAKGALELK; the protein is encoded by the coding sequence ATGTACTACGGAGAAATGAATTTATTTTCTGATTTGAAAATTTATATTGTAGCCTCGGAAACAGGGGTTCAACATATTTGGTTTGATAGCGATGATCATAATGAGCAGCTTAAAGAACTTGTCCATGACGAGAATTATCACCATGTGAAAGAAGCGAAGCGACAGCTGCAGGATTATGCTGAAGGGCGCACGCTAACATTTGATTTGCCTTTGGATATAAAAGGAACAGACTTTCAAAAAGAAGTGTGGCTAACGCTTAAAGGTATACCTTATGGACAAACGTGGTCTTATAGTGATGTAGCGGATTCTGTTAATCGCTCTAAAGCCGTAAGGGCTGTGGGACAAGCGAATCGTCGAAATCCACTGCCTATTATTTTACCTTGTCACCGTGTGATTGGAAAAAATGGAGCTTTAACAGGTTATGCAGGCTCCCAAACTCATATAAAAGAGAAACTATTAATGCTTGAAAGAAATGTAGCAAAAGGCGCTCTGGAGTTAAAATAA
- the mtnA gene encoding S-methyl-5-thioribose-1-phosphate isomerase, giving the protein MTNTLSLPRSVEWNESYITLLDQQQLPGNVEYIKLQTIKDVWDAITTLKVRGAPAIGITAAFGLALSALSYDTDSVKEFNKKLALDQQYLASSRPTAVNLFWALERVAKSAESASSVNEAKTKVVHEAIQIQVEDEETCYRIGDHALSLFKKKDKIMTICNAGSIATAYYGTALAPFHLSKQRDIPLEVFACETRPVLQGSRLTAWELQQSGVDVTLITDNMAAHTIKTKGINGIIVGADRIAANGDTANKIGTYGLALLAKAFGIPFYVAAPQSTFDLSIQDGSSIPIEERSPKEVTHIGDTQIAPDGISVYNPAFDVTPSELITAIITEHGIIHSPSLESIQKVLLQSAQ; this is encoded by the coding sequence ATGACAAATACACTATCACTTCCGCGCTCAGTGGAATGGAATGAATCATATATTACTTTATTAGATCAGCAGCAGCTTCCTGGCAACGTTGAATATATTAAGCTGCAAACCATTAAAGACGTATGGGATGCTATCACTACCTTGAAAGTACGCGGAGCCCCTGCAATTGGCATTACGGCGGCTTTTGGTCTTGCTCTTTCTGCGCTTAGCTATGACACAGATTCAGTCAAGGAATTTAACAAAAAGCTAGCTCTTGATCAACAGTATTTAGCTAGCTCACGCCCTACTGCCGTCAATTTATTTTGGGCATTGGAGCGCGTAGCGAAAAGCGCTGAATCCGCTTCTTCCGTTAATGAAGCTAAAACAAAAGTTGTTCATGAAGCTATTCAAATTCAAGTAGAAGATGAAGAAACGTGCTACCGAATTGGGGATCATGCTCTTTCTTTATTTAAAAAGAAGGATAAAATCATGACAATATGTAATGCTGGTTCAATTGCTACAGCTTATTATGGAACAGCCTTAGCACCTTTTCACTTGTCTAAGCAGCGTGATATTCCGCTTGAAGTATTTGCCTGTGAAACAAGACCCGTTCTTCAAGGTTCTCGCTTAACAGCCTGGGAACTTCAGCAGTCGGGAGTGGACGTGACGCTGATTACGGATAATATGGCCGCTCATACCATTAAAACAAAAGGAATTAATGGGATTATTGTAGGTGCTGACCGCATTGCAGCAAATGGCGATACGGCTAACAAAATTGGAACATATGGACTTGCTCTTTTAGCGAAAGCATTCGGTATTCCATTTTACGTAGCAGCGCCGCAGTCCACATTTGATTTATCTATTCAAGACGGCAGCAGCATCCCTATTGAAGAACGTTCACCTAAAGAAGTAACGCACATTGGAGATACACAAATTGCTCCAGACGGAATCTCTGTGTACAATCCAGCTTTTGATGTGACGCCAAGCGAACTGATTACGGCCATTATTACAGAGCATGGAATTATCCATTCCCCGTCTTTGGAATCCATTCAAAAAGTTTTGCTGCAATCTGCTCAATAA
- the mtnK gene encoding S-methyl-5-thioribose kinase translates to MSTTKTEKYHPLTEISAIKLVKKLGLFDATEALTAREIGDGNLNLVFHIINDQTNKSIIVKQALPYAKVVGESWPLSLNRATIESNALKQFGAFTPELVPAVYYHDETLAVTVMEDLSHLTISRAGLIQGESYPLISQHIGSFLGHIAFKTSDFALKPQDKKEEVVKYSNPDLCNITEDLVFTDPFFDIDTNEFEKALRPDVEELWNDGDVKLQAAKLKYKFLTNAQTLIHGDLHTGSIFASSQETKVIDPEFAFYGPFGFDLGQFVANLFLNALSRETNREPLFAHITNTWNVFKDTFTALWHAENTEPFAKDERLLHEILTQTWQDAVGYAGCEIIRRTIGLAHVADLDEISSEERKINAKRTALKIGRYLLLHQQDVSPNEFEHLLR, encoded by the coding sequence ATGTCAACAACAAAAACAGAGAAGTATCACCCTTTAACAGAAATTTCAGCAATCAAACTTGTGAAAAAGCTAGGTCTTTTTGATGCCACAGAAGCACTGACTGCCCGTGAAATTGGTGACGGCAACTTAAATCTCGTCTTTCACATCATAAATGATCAAACCAATAAATCCATTATCGTCAAACAAGCGCTTCCCTATGCAAAAGTTGTAGGCGAAAGCTGGCCTCTATCCTTGAACCGTGCCACAATTGAAAGCAATGCGCTCAAGCAATTCGGTGCATTTACGCCAGAACTTGTGCCCGCTGTTTATTACCACGATGAAACGCTTGCTGTTACGGTCATGGAAGACCTGTCTCATTTAACGATTTCTCGCGCCGGACTTATTCAAGGTGAAAGTTATCCTCTGATCTCACAGCATATCGGTTCTTTTTTAGGACATATTGCGTTCAAAACGTCTGATTTCGCCTTAAAACCTCAGGATAAAAAAGAAGAAGTTGTTAAGTACAGCAACCCCGACTTATGCAATATTACGGAAGATTTAGTTTTTACAGATCCTTTTTTTGATATTGATACAAATGAATTTGAAAAAGCGCTGCGTCCTGATGTAGAAGAATTGTGGAATGATGGTGATGTAAAGCTACAAGCAGCAAAATTAAAATATAAATTTTTAACAAATGCGCAAACGCTAATCCACGGTGATTTACATACAGGCAGCATCTTTGCTAGCAGTCAAGAAACGAAAGTGATTGATCCAGAGTTTGCTTTTTACGGTCCGTTTGGATTCGATTTAGGGCAATTTGTTGCGAATTTATTTTTAAACGCTCTTTCTCGAGAAACAAATCGCGAACCGTTATTTGCACACATTACGAACACATGGAACGTATTCAAAGATACCTTTACTGCGCTTTGGCATGCTGAAAACACTGAACCTTTCGCTAAAGATGAGCGCTTATTACATGAAATTTTAACGCAAACGTGGCAAGATGCTGTTGGATATGCAGGATGTGAAATCATTCGACGTACGATTGGCTTAGCTCACGTGGCGGACTTAGACGAAATTTCTTCAGAGGAAAGAAAAATTAACGCTAAACGTACTGCGTTAAAAATTGGACGCTATTTGCTTCTGCACCAACAAGACGTTTCACCAAATGAATTTGAACATTTACTTCGATAA
- a CDS encoding carbon-nitrogen family hydrolase: MSVKITCLQLDIAFGNPTKNRKYIEQKMTEALKENPDILVLPELWDTAYDLTRLDEIADDEGQQAKQLISQFAKTNAVNIVGGSIAKKTEQGVTNTMYIFDRKGREVSQYSKLHLFKLMDEHLYLEAGTAKNLFTLEQSLCAGVICYDIRFPEWIRVHTSSGAEVLFVVAQWPAPRLAHWKALLISRAIENQCYVIACNRVGQDPNNTFAGHSLVIDPWGEIIAEAGDSEELLSADVNLELVKEIRKQIPVFTDRRTEFY; this comes from the coding sequence GTGAGTGTAAAAATTACGTGTTTGCAGCTTGATATTGCGTTTGGAAACCCAACTAAAAACCGAAAATATATCGAACAAAAGATGACGGAAGCCCTGAAAGAAAACCCTGATATCCTTGTGCTTCCTGAGCTATGGGATACAGCCTATGATTTGACGCGGCTAGACGAAATTGCAGATGATGAAGGGCAGCAAGCCAAGCAATTAATCTCTCAGTTTGCTAAAACGAACGCAGTAAATATTGTGGGAGGTTCGATCGCGAAAAAAACAGAGCAAGGCGTCACGAATACGATGTATATTTTTGACCGAAAAGGTCGTGAAGTATCACAATACAGTAAACTGCACTTATTTAAATTAATGGATGAACACCTGTATTTAGAAGCAGGAACAGCAAAAAACCTTTTTACACTTGAACAGTCACTGTGCGCAGGAGTTATTTGTTACGATATTCGTTTCCCAGAATGGATACGGGTTCATACTAGCAGCGGAGCAGAAGTCTTGTTTGTTGTCGCTCAGTGGCCGGCTCCAAGACTTGCCCACTGGAAAGCCCTGCTCATTAGCCGTGCAATCGAAAATCAATGCTATGTAATCGCATGTAATCGTGTAGGCCAAGATCCTAATAACACATTTGCCGGACATTCCTTAGTCATCGATCCGTGGGGAGAAATAATCGCTGAAGCTGGCGATAGCGAAGAACTTTTAAGTGCTGACGTTAACCTGGAACTTGTAAAAGAAATTCGTAAACAAATTCCCGTCTTTACAGATCGCCGTACAGAATTTTATTAA
- a CDS encoding pyridoxal phosphate-dependent aminotransferase: MKQFEQSELLKSLPKQFFASLVGKVGKVMAQGHDVINLGQGNPDQPTPSHIVETLQKASANPMHHKYSPFRGHQFLKEAVATFYKREYGVDVDPEKEVAILFGGKGGLVEIPQCLLNPGDTVLVPDPGYPDYWSGVELAKAKMEVMPLTAENHFLPVYEEISERAKEQAKLMFLNYPNNPTGAVATAEFFEDTVAFAAKHDICVVHDFAYGAIGFDGKKPISFLQTPGAKETGIEIYTLSKTYNMAGWRVGFAVGNESVVEAINLLQDHMYVSLFGAVQEAAAAALLESQQCVNDLVKRYESRRNTFIQGLREIGWDVTSPAGSFFAWLKVPEGYTSEQFSDLLLEKAHVVVAPGVGFGTYGEGYVRVGLLTDEERMREAVSRIKKLNLF; the protein is encoded by the coding sequence ATGAAACAATTTGAGCAATCGGAACTATTAAAAAGTTTACCAAAACAATTTTTTGCATCACTTGTGGGCAAGGTAGGAAAAGTAATGGCCCAAGGGCACGACGTTATTAACTTAGGGCAGGGAAATCCTGATCAGCCTACTCCTTCACATATTGTAGAAACACTGCAAAAAGCAAGTGCTAATCCTATGCATCATAAATATTCTCCATTTCGGGGGCACCAGTTTTTAAAAGAGGCCGTTGCGACTTTTTATAAACGAGAATATGGCGTTGATGTGGATCCTGAAAAAGAAGTAGCTATTTTATTTGGCGGAAAGGGTGGACTTGTTGAAATCCCGCAGTGCTTGTTAAATCCTGGAGATACGGTGCTGGTTCCAGATCCTGGATATCCTGACTACTGGTCTGGAGTAGAGCTTGCAAAAGCCAAGATGGAAGTGATGCCTCTCACGGCTGAAAATCATTTTCTACCCGTATACGAAGAGATAAGTGAACGTGCTAAAGAACAGGCAAAGCTCATGTTTTTAAACTATCCGAATAATCCTACTGGTGCAGTGGCAACGGCAGAATTTTTTGAAGACACCGTGGCGTTTGCTGCCAAGCACGATATTTGTGTGGTACACGACTTTGCTTACGGAGCAATTGGGTTTGATGGTAAAAAGCCAATCAGTTTTTTACAGACTCCTGGTGCAAAAGAGACGGGAATTGAAATTTATACTCTTTCTAAAACGTATAACATGGCGGGATGGCGAGTTGGATTTGCTGTAGGAAATGAAAGTGTAGTAGAAGCTATTAATCTTCTTCAAGATCATATGTATGTCAGTCTCTTTGGGGCCGTTCAAGAGGCAGCAGCCGCAGCTCTGTTGGAATCTCAACAATGTGTGAATGATTTAGTTAAGCGCTATGAATCTAGACGCAATACCTTTATTCAAGGGCTTCGAGAAATTGGTTGGGATGTTACATCTCCAGCAGGCTCCTTTTTTGCATGGCTAAAAGTTCCTGAAGGATATACTTCCGAACAGTTTTCAGATTTACTCCTTGAAAAAGCCCACGTTGTGGTTGCTCCTGGTGTAGGCTTTGGAACATATGGTGAAGGCTATGTGCGCGTAGGATTGCTGACGGATGAAGAGCGCATGAGAGAAGCTGTATCTCGAATAAAAAAATTAAATTTATTTTAA